In Chitinophaga oryzae, the sequence CGTTCAACGCATGGTGCGCAGGGCGTTGGAAGACAGTCTGTCTACAAAAAAAGTGACAGACGTAAATGGACCTTGCAAATAAACAACTCATCCGGGCCGGCGATTCCGCCAGCCCGGTTTTCCGTTTAATCCACACCGTTAGTAAACTCTACAAAATTATTTCCTATGGCAGAAATATCCATTAAAGAAGGCGAAGCAAAGCAGGTTACAGGAAAAGACACCTTGAAATACCCTGATATCAACAGCTGCTTGTCGCTCACCGCCGTTTTCACAGATGACAAAAGAGTAGGCGGTCACGCTGTGATGTTTCCTGCATCTCCGCAACTCACCCTGAAACAGATTTGCGATTACCTCATTGCCAATAAAGGGAGCAGCAATACATTGATAATTGTGGGAGACATTGGCACATGGAATGACAACTGGTCCATGCTGGATGAAACTAAAAATCTTATTATCAATGGCAGGAAGGTCAACAATGCCGGCGAACTGGGGCCAGCTATGGGTTTTACCAACAATGTACTGAAGGATACCATTGTCTGCAATGCCAGTGGAGGCACGTATGACGTCTTCTTCGGTTTTGAAGGTGGCAAAAGAATCTACTGGTGCGTTGATCACAAAACCGGCACCATCTGTACCAAGTTTGGACAACAGCCCTGGTAAAATCTATTGCTGTCGGCATTTCCATGGTTAGATGCCGGCAGCTTTTTTCAGACACTATACTCAAATTTTCTTTCATGGAGCATACCACTCTCGTCGATCTTATCTCCAGGTTCCCTATCGGCAAAGCGAATGAAAAGGTGCTCGTTTTCCTGGATCACAACGGTCATGAGTCAGAGGTTTTCACCTACCGTACCCTGAAACAGCAATGTACTACGATCGCTGAAAACCTGCACGCACATTTGTCTTCCGGAGAAATGGTATTATTGTGCACAACGGAACAATCAGATTTCACCACCGCCTTCTTTGGTTGCATGATGGCAGGTATTATCCCCGCCCCCATGCCTCCGGTGCGTAATAACAAGGATAAAAACGGACTGGAACGCATTGTCCGCATACTGCAGCAACAGCATATACTTACTATTGTCCTGCCGGAAGAGCAGGTATCCTTATTCCGGGAAGCCTTGCAGGCGGCCAATCTTTCGCAGGTGCGACTGATACCTGTAGAGCGGCTCCGGCATCCGGGTATTACCGCCGTGGCGCTGCCCGAAATCAATGAAACAGATATTGCCTATATACAGTATACCTCCGGATCTACCGGTACGCCGAAAGGGGTGCTGATAAAACATCAGCAAGCCATGAGTAACCTCGCCTTCATGTACCGGGTCTTTCAACGCAGCGAATCTGTAAGAGTAGCCGGCTGGCTGCCCTTCCATCACGATATGGGACTGATCGGACATCTGCTCACCGTCCTCTTTGAGCATGGTTTCGGCGTTTTCATCAGCCCACAATCCTTTATGTCCACTCCCGCCCTCTGGCTGAAAATCATCGGTCAGTACCAGGCCAATGCAGCTGCGGCGCCACCTTTCGCATTTGACCACTGCTGTAATAAAATCCACAGTGCAAAAGGATTGCAACTTTCTTCCTGGAAATACGCCTATGTAGGCGCTGAAACGATCTCCCCTGAAGTATTGCAGCGATTCGCTGTCAAATTCGCTTCTGCCGGATTTAACCTGCATACCTTCAAACCGGTATACGGATTGGCAGAGGCTACCCTCCTCGCAGCAGGCGGCGGAAAAGGACTGGACGAACTACTAACGCTGGCACACAAACGCGAAACGGGAAAAAGCCACCGTCAGCTACTCCCCTACTATACAGATCCTGAAGTTCAAATTTTCATTCAACAACCTGAAACCGGCAACCGGCTCCGGGATGGAGAAGAAGGAGACATATATATTCTGGGCGCAGGCAATGCCAGCGGATACCTGGAAGATAAAGGCATACAGCCCATTCCGGAGGGGGCCCCCATCAAAACCGGCGATACCGGTTACCTGGAAGAGGGCCGTCTTTACATTACCGGCAGGTCCAAAGATATCATCATTGTACGGGGGGTAAACTATTCTGCCGATGATCTGGAAAATACCATCCGTTATCATCAGCCGGATATCCGGACAAACGACAGAACGGTCTGCATTTCCCACATCGCTGCCAGCGAACAATTATTCGTATTCCAGGAAATACACCGGCATACGGACAGTGCCACCCGGGAACGTATTTGTAACAGTATTAAGGGAAGCCTGGCGGAAGGTTATGGCATCACACCGGATCAAATCATCCTTGTTCCTTCCGGTTGCATTCCCAGGACCACCAGTTATAAGGTATCCCGGAAATCCTGCCTGGAACGCTATTTACAAGGAAAGTTGCCGGTCATGAATGCAGACAGCACTTCCATTATGCCGGAAGATGATGCTGTGGTAATTGTGGCCATGGCCTGTCGTTTTCCGGGCGCTGACTCTCCGGAGGCCTTCTGGAAACTGTTACAGCAAGGCGGTGACGCTATTTCAACAGTACCTTCTTCCCGCTGGGACAACGATGTGTTCTATGATGAAAGACCGGCCATGCCGGGCAAGGTAAATACCCGCTGGGGCGGGTTTGTGGCCGGTATCGATCAGTTTGATCCTGCGTTATTCGGCATCTCACCGCATGAAGCGCCGGAAATAGATCCGCAGCAACGTATGTTGCTGGAAACCTCCTGGCGCCTGCTGGAGAATGCCGGCTGGAAAAAAGAGCAGCTGGCAGGTACGGATACCGGCGTTTTCCTGGGCGTATCTACTAACGATTACCTGTATATGAAAATAAAACTCATCCCGGGAATGGAAAGCTTCAATGCCTACTCCGGGTTGGGAAATGCGAATAGTCTTACTGCCAACAGAATTTCCTATACTTACGATTTGAAAGGCCCCAGCATGGCGATAGATACTGCCTGCTCCTCTTCTCTTACGGCCTTTCACCTGGCGGTAAAAGCCATTCGTAACGGGGAATGCACCCAGGCGATGGCAGGTGGCGTAAATGCGTTGTTATCGCCCGGCCCTACCATAACCTTATCACAGTTCGGCATGATGTCGCCGGCAGGCAGATGTAAAACATTTGATGCCAGCGCAGACGGATATGTACGTGCAGAGGGTTGCGGCATGGTAATGCTCAAACGCAGGTCCGCCGCGTTGCGCGATGGAGATCCGATACTGGCCACCGTACTTGCCAGCGCTGCCGGACAGGATGGTAAAAGTAATGGCATCACTTCTCCTGACGGCCCTGCCCAATACCGCCTGATCTCACGGACGCTCACAGAAGCCGGCATCTCCCCGGAAACAATTTCTTTTGTGGAAGCTCACGGGACAGGTACCTCCCTGGGAGATCCCATCGAACTGGAACAACTGGTAAAAATATATGGCCAGGGAACAGCGGGCGACTGCCATGTAGGCGCGGTAAAAGCGAATATCGGGCACCTGGAAGCCGGCGCCGGTATTGCGGGTTTGATAAAGGCGGTGTTAATGCTGCAACATGGTCAGATTCCTCCACAGCCGCATCTGCAGGAATTAAATCCACGTATACACCTGGAAGGCAGCCGGCTGAAAATCCCTGTCACCCTGCGCCCGTGGGCAGCGAACGGCCCGCGGAGAGCTGCTGTCAGCTCCTTTGGCTTTGGCGGCGCGCTGGCACATGCCATATTGGAAGAGGCAAAGCCGGCAGTTGTTCCCCTGCCTTCCGGCTATACGCTGTTTACACAAACGCCATTCCTGTTCTCTGCACATGCGCCGGAAGGCTTGCTGCAACAAGCGGACAACTGGATTGATTTTCTTTCAAAAGATCCCGCTATCAGTATTCACGATTTATGCTATACACAGGCAATAACGCGAACGGATTTACGATACAGGCAGGCATTTCTCACAGATAGTAAAACAGTACTGCTACAAAAGCTGAAAGCCTTCAGGGAAGGGGTTATTCAGCCCACCGACCCCCTCGCCGACGGACAGCGCTGCTTCGTTTTCTCCGGGCAGGGCGATCAATACAAGAGTATGGGCAGGGAGCTGTATTTCCATTTTCCTGCATTCCGCCGTGCCTTTGATCGCTGTGCTGCCGTCGCAGATGATCCTGAAACAGGATATTCACTGGTAGGTATGATCAACGGAAAAGAAGAAGGCACCTTCCTTTTAGGACATGATTACCAGCCCGTGCTTTTTGCGGTACAGTATTCCCTGGGCATATTGCTGGAGGAAAGTGGCTGTGTTCCGCAACTATTGCTGGGCCATAGCATTGGCGAATACGCGGCAGCCTGCCTGGCGGGATGTTTCGATCCGGAAACCGGTATTGCCATGCTGAAAAAAAGAGCCGCATTGCTGACAGCACTCCCCCGTGAAGGCAGTATGCTGACGGTTTTTGCCGATAAAGAAACTGTAGCGGCAGCCATCGCGGATATCCCGGAACTCTGTATTGCAGCGTTGAATAGTCCTGCTAAAACAGTAGTGTCCGGCAGTCCGGAGGCAATTAACACCGCCACTACTTTCTTCAGCAGCCAGAAAGTGGGCATTTACTCATTGAAAGTTTCGCAGGCTTTCCATAGCCACTACATGGACCCTATCCTGGGGCCCTACCGGGAGTTCCTGCAACAGTTCACTTTCCGTGCGCCATCCAGAAGATGGATTTCCTCTTTACATGGCGCTGAAATGACCATGGCGCCAGATGCCGATTACTGGATAAAGCAAACCAGGCAACCCGTGAACTTCCAGCAGGCAGTTACCCTGCTGACATCGGAAAAAATACGCGAATTCGTGGAAATAGGGCCTGGTGGCAATACGCTGCTGGCCGTCAGTGAAACAATTGATTGCAGTAACACACAGCTTCTGCGTACGCTCAATTTCCGCAAGGGCGACAGAACAGAAGCCTATTTTCTGCTGGAAGCATTGGGCCGCATGTACTGTGCCGGTGCAAATATCCACTGGGAGCAGGTGTTAAAAGGCAATGCCTTCCCTTCCATGATTCCTGGTCAGGCCTTCCAGCATAAACGCTACTGGTTGCCGGGACTGAGTCCTGAACAACTGACGGCATTTGCAGATCATGCCCAGCATATCCGCAGCGACGAAAAAACATTGCGCGATTGTTTTTATCACATTCGCTGGAATCCTGCTGAAACAATAGCCACAGCTATTCCGGAAGATACCTTGCGCCAAAAAATCAACTGGATCATTGCAGCGCCGGCAGGCGTGGTGACAGAGCAACTATTACAGCGATTAAAAGCGATGCAGAAAAGTGTATACTGGTTCTGTACCGGCGGTGACGTATCCACTGGAAAATACCGCCCCGATTACCAGTTTACGGTTCAATCCACGAAAGCAGATTATCGCCGGGCACTGGATAAGGTGGTAAATCTGCAGCGAAAGGAAAATGAGCGGGAGTGGAAAATTATTTATGGAGATGGCAGCGTGTCAAACTACCAGGGGGGCACGCCTGATCACCGTATATCCGATAGCATCAGCACCCTCATCCCCTTCCTTCAGGCTGTCAAAGAGAGCGCTTTGGTAATGCCGCTATGGCTGCTCACACGCCATGCGCAGCCCGTACCTGCGGTCAGTAAAGAACTGCAATTATCCGCTTCCCCTCTTTGGGGGTTTGGCAAAACCTTATTCCTGGAACATCCGGAATGGAGAGGCGGTATGATAGATATCACCGGCGCGGAAGATGTGCCGGCATTATTGTATAAAATACTGCAACCAGGCAAGGAGCACTGCATTGTATTGCGACAAGGGCAACAGTATATCACACAATTGGAGCCCGTTCGGGAGATGCCCGCAGCCGCTGCTACCCTTCGCAGCGATGGCGCTTATATCATTACCGGCGGCTTCGGTGGCCTGGGCCTGGCCTGCGCTTCCTGGCTGGCAGGCAAAGGCGTGAAACACCTGGTGTTGCTGGGCCGCAGGGAAATGCCGCCAGTGGATAGGTGGAGCAGTATTGCGGACACGCACCCGGAATATGCAATCGTACAACAGTTGCTGGGTTTACAACGGGAAGGAGTACTCGTAGAAATATATCGTATAGACGTAAGAGATAGCACCAGCCTCTCCGGGGTATTTGCGCAGCTGGATGAGCAGGGAATACCGATACGTGGCGTGTTACATGCAGCGGGTGTCAATTGGTTTTCCAAAGTAATGGAGCTGGACAGCCGCAAACTGGCCGATACCCTGCAAATCAAGACAGATGCCTCCTGGCAGCTGCATGAGCTAACCAAAAACCGGGACCTGGATTGCTTTTTGCTCTTCTCTTCAGTGTCTGCACTGTGGGGCTCTGTCGACCTGAGTCATTATACAGCAGCTAACTATTATATGGATATGCTCAGCGTATACCGGGCAGGAATGGGGCTTCCTGCTACTTGTATCGACTGGGGCCCATGGGCGGAAGCAGGCATGAGTGCCGGCGAACAGGAAACTCATGTATTGCAACAGCTGGGCTTCCGGCTCCTGGCCCCGTCGAGGGCATTGACCAGCATGGAGACAGCCATCGCGAAAAAAGAACCGCTGTTACTCATCGCAGACATTGACTGGGACAAATTCCGGCTGTTTACAGACTTCTCTTTACAGCCTTCGTTATTCAGCCAGGTGGTAAAAAGCAATACCGCCAGCTCACCTGCGGCCGGCAACCTGGATCATATCCTTAGCAGTGCCCCCGCAGCTGCCAGAGCACAGATAGAAGAGGTTGTCAGAACAGAACTGAGAATGGTGATGCTGATAGAATCGATGGATACCATTGATGCCCGCCAGCGCTTCAATTTCCTCGGGATGGATTCTCTCATGGCCATTTCCTTTGTAGCGCGGCTGGAGCAGTACTTCCACTGCAAGCTGCCCGCCACCATGGCATATAACTATCCCACCATTGAGGCGGTGAGCGATTTTATTTTCTCACTGGTATATAAAGAGCAAAATATCACCGTACCGGAACCAGAAACGGCGCCAGCGCCGGCAATACCTGCAGTGCATGCCTTTGTAGTATTGCAGAAAAAGCAGCACCCGGTCAAACAGCGTTTATACTGTTTTCCGTATGCCGGTTCAGGCGCATCCGTCTATGGACGATGGGCCGAAGCATTTGGGTCCCAGGTGGAAGTAATTGCCGTGCAGCCACGGGGGCGGGAAGAGCGCAGCCATGAACCCGCATTCAGGGAATTACCTGCACTCATTGCAGATTTGCTGCAGGACTATACAGATCCGCAGGAAGAGTTCTTCCTTTTCGGCCATAGCATGGGCGCATTGATGGCCTATGAATTTTATGCCGCCTTAAAAAAGGCCGGCAGGAAATTGCCTGCAGGATTGATATTATCCGGATGTGGTGCACCATTGGAGGCCGGCAGCGGCACCTTGCATCAATTAGGCGAAGAAGCCTTCATTGAGGAAGTAATAAGAAGCTATGGAGATCCCGGTATTGCGGCAGAAAGAAGACAGGCATTGCAGCATAGCAGTGAATTGTTGCGGGCAGATTTACAGGCACTCGAATGCTATCAGCCACAGGGTACCGCCATCAGCGTTCCCCTAACAGTGGTCAGCGGCCAGGAGGACCAGCTGGCGCCTCCGCAAGCCGTACGCCGCTGGATGGAACTGGCCACCAACAATTTTTCCATCCGCTTCCTGAAAGGGGGCCACGACCTGGTACAACAAAGAAGTCAGGACCTCATTCAAATCATTTCTTCAGCCATCAAGTAAATACTATGAGCAATAAAGTAAAACCCTGGTATAATGTATTTGGAGGCCGGTACACCGGCAATCAGCCCCCTTTTTACGAGCGGGAGGAGCTGCCATGGGTACGGATACTGGAAGACAACTGGGAAACCATCCGGGATGAAGTGACAGGACTGATGCAGGAAAAGCCCGCCCGGCTACGCCCCTATTTCATTAACAAATCCATGTCTTTTCCTCCTAAGAAGTGGAAGACGATGGGATTGTATTTCTGGAAATTTACGATGCACGGTAATTGCCGGAAATGCCCGGAAACAGTAAAGCTGATGAAACAGATCCCTAACCTGACGTCGTGTTCGCTGAGTGTATTGGA encodes:
- a CDS encoding type I polyketide synthase, with amino-acid sequence MEHTTLVDLISRFPIGKANEKVLVFLDHNGHESEVFTYRTLKQQCTTIAENLHAHLSSGEMVLLCTTEQSDFTTAFFGCMMAGIIPAPMPPVRNNKDKNGLERIVRILQQQHILTIVLPEEQVSLFREALQAANLSQVRLIPVERLRHPGITAVALPEINETDIAYIQYTSGSTGTPKGVLIKHQQAMSNLAFMYRVFQRSESVRVAGWLPFHHDMGLIGHLLTVLFEHGFGVFISPQSFMSTPALWLKIIGQYQANAAAAPPFAFDHCCNKIHSAKGLQLSSWKYAYVGAETISPEVLQRFAVKFASAGFNLHTFKPVYGLAEATLLAAGGGKGLDELLTLAHKRETGKSHRQLLPYYTDPEVQIFIQQPETGNRLRDGEEGDIYILGAGNASGYLEDKGIQPIPEGAPIKTGDTGYLEEGRLYITGRSKDIIIVRGVNYSADDLENTIRYHQPDIRTNDRTVCISHIAASEQLFVFQEIHRHTDSATRERICNSIKGSLAEGYGITPDQIILVPSGCIPRTTSYKVSRKSCLERYLQGKLPVMNADSTSIMPEDDAVVIVAMACRFPGADSPEAFWKLLQQGGDAISTVPSSRWDNDVFYDERPAMPGKVNTRWGGFVAGIDQFDPALFGISPHEAPEIDPQQRMLLETSWRLLENAGWKKEQLAGTDTGVFLGVSTNDYLYMKIKLIPGMESFNAYSGLGNANSLTANRISYTYDLKGPSMAIDTACSSSLTAFHLAVKAIRNGECTQAMAGGVNALLSPGPTITLSQFGMMSPAGRCKTFDASADGYVRAEGCGMVMLKRRSAALRDGDPILATVLASAAGQDGKSNGITSPDGPAQYRLISRTLTEAGISPETISFVEAHGTGTSLGDPIELEQLVKIYGQGTAGDCHVGAVKANIGHLEAGAGIAGLIKAVLMLQHGQIPPQPHLQELNPRIHLEGSRLKIPVTLRPWAANGPRRAAVSSFGFGGALAHAILEEAKPAVVPLPSGYTLFTQTPFLFSAHAPEGLLQQADNWIDFLSKDPAISIHDLCYTQAITRTDLRYRQAFLTDSKTVLLQKLKAFREGVIQPTDPLADGQRCFVFSGQGDQYKSMGRELYFHFPAFRRAFDRCAAVADDPETGYSLVGMINGKEEGTFLLGHDYQPVLFAVQYSLGILLEESGCVPQLLLGHSIGEYAAACLAGCFDPETGIAMLKKRAALLTALPREGSMLTVFADKETVAAAIADIPELCIAALNSPAKTVVSGSPEAINTATTFFSSQKVGIYSLKVSQAFHSHYMDPILGPYREFLQQFTFRAPSRRWISSLHGAEMTMAPDADYWIKQTRQPVNFQQAVTLLTSEKIREFVEIGPGGNTLLAVSETIDCSNTQLLRTLNFRKGDRTEAYFLLEALGRMYCAGANIHWEQVLKGNAFPSMIPGQAFQHKRYWLPGLSPEQLTAFADHAQHIRSDEKTLRDCFYHIRWNPAETIATAIPEDTLRQKINWIIAAPAGVVTEQLLQRLKAMQKSVYWFCTGGDVSTGKYRPDYQFTVQSTKADYRRALDKVVNLQRKENEREWKIIYGDGSVSNYQGGTPDHRISDSISTLIPFLQAVKESALVMPLWLLTRHAQPVPAVSKELQLSASPLWGFGKTLFLEHPEWRGGMIDITGAEDVPALLYKILQPGKEHCIVLRQGQQYITQLEPVREMPAAAATLRSDGAYIITGGFGGLGLACASWLAGKGVKHLVLLGRREMPPVDRWSSIADTHPEYAIVQQLLGLQREGVLVEIYRIDVRDSTSLSGVFAQLDEQGIPIRGVLHAAGVNWFSKVMELDSRKLADTLQIKTDASWQLHELTKNRDLDCFLLFSSVSALWGSVDLSHYTAANYYMDMLSVYRAGMGLPATCIDWGPWAEAGMSAGEQETHVLQQLGFRLLAPSRALTSMETAIAKKEPLLLIADIDWDKFRLFTDFSLQPSLFSQVVKSNTASSPAAGNLDHILSSAPAAARAQIEEVVRTELRMVMLIESMDTIDARQRFNFLGMDSLMAISFVARLEQYFHCKLPATMAYNYPTIEAVSDFIFSLVYKEQNITVPEPETAPAPAIPAVHAFVVLQKKQHPVKQRLYCFPYAGSGASVYGRWAEAFGSQVEVIAVQPRGREERSHEPAFRELPALIADLLQDYTDPQEEFFLFGHSMGALMAYEFYAALKKAGRKLPAGLILSGCGAPLEAGSGTLHQLGEEAFIEEVIRSYGDPGIAAERRQALQHSSELLRADLQALECYQPQGTAISVPLTVVSGQEDQLAPPQAVRRWMELATNNFSIRFLKGGHDLVQQRSQDLIQIISSAIK